ACTTCGAACGTCAGTACCGCACACGTCTGAAGAGCTACCTCAACGATCAGCTGCGCGATCTCGAGAACTCCACGAGCCTGGCTCCGGAGACCCTCGAAGGCAACACCTTCGGCTCATCGTCGAATCACAAGCTCTGATCCGCCGGCACAGACAGTCAAGGTCCGGGAACTCGAACGGGTTCCCGGACCTTGTTCTTGCCCGAGTCGGAGGTGCCGCGGGTGGACGCCGAGGCGTCTTCGACCCGGGCACCTGTGAGTTAGAATGAGCCAAATGAACGATGATGCCACTGAGGCCAGACCCCGTCGGCGCAGAATGCTGGGGATGCTGTTCGGCATCGCCGTGATCGTGCTCATGGTGGACCAGTTCACCAAGTTCCTCGCAGTCACCTTCCTGGAAGGTCGCGAGCCGATTGCCGTCATCGGCAACCTCGCCGGATTCAACTTCTACCGCAATCCGGGGGCGGCTCTCGGGCTCGGGGCCGGAGTGACTTGGATCTTCCCGCTGATCGCGCTGGCCGTGTTCGCGGTGATCATCATTCTGTCGAGGAAGCTGGGCTCGATCACGTGGGCCGTCGGACTCGGTCTGCTGCTCGGCGGTCTGTTCGGCAACCTGATCGATCGTCTGTTCCGTCAGCCGGGGTTCCTCCACGGAGCGGTCGTCGACTTCATCGACCTGTCATTATT
The Brevibacterium marinum genome window above contains:
- a CDS encoding signal peptidase II — encoded protein: MNDDATEARPRRRRMLGMLFGIAVIVLMVDQFTKFLAVTFLEGREPIAVIGNLAGFNFYRNPGAALGLGAGVTWIFPLIALAVFAVIIILSRKLGSITWAVGLGLLLGGLFGNLIDRLFRQPGFLHGAVVDFIDLSLFICNVADIAISAAAVTLVVTSLRGVELDGTDSKRTSTIGEDTHG